The Streptomyces armeniacus genomic interval AGCCAGTCCGAGGGCGCCGTCTGGCGGTGGAACTCGTCGAGCGGCGCCGCGAACGGCTGCATCGCCTCCGTCGGGTCCGCATCGATCTCCGCCAGCCGCTTCCGCAGCTGGTCGAAGTGCTGGAACTCGGCCGACGCCATGGCCGCCAGCTGCGCCTTGTCGGCGAGCGACGGCGCGAGCTTGGCGTCCTCCGCGAGCCGCTCGAAGGCGGCGAGCTCTCCGTACGCCAGCGCGCCCAGCAGGTCGACGACGGCGGCGCGGTACTGCGGGTCGGCGGACGCCTCCGCCCAGTCCTGGGCGGCGATCCCGGTCGTGTCGTCGGCTGCCGCCGGTGCGGTGTCGGGGGTTGTGTCTGACGTCTCCATGCTGTGCACGATAGCCCCCGTCACCAGGTCGGGAAGCCCTGTCCCGGCGCGCGGACCGCCTCAGGGAACTCGTACACAACAATCGCCCCGGTACACATGCGCGGATCCGAGGTACAGTGATATTGGCCCGCCGGACGTCGGTGGGCTACACGCATATGCGGATGCCCGGTCGGTGGCCCGATCGGCTCCGACCTGAAAGCCCTCCGCCGGGGCCGTGCTCCCCGTACGGACCACGGCAAAGAGGGACCGCTCGCGCGATATGAGCGCTTGAGCGAGAGCTTGTGGTCCCGCACCGACAGGCGGACCGAGGCCGAAGAGGCCGACCCGTCGCCCGGTGCGGTACGACCCGCCCTCGCTCCGCTGGGGACAGGCTCCCCTTCGCCGCCTCATCCCGCGTCACACAGAAGAGGACAAGCATCCTGTCCACCACGTTCCGAGAGCTCGGAATCCTCTCCGAGACAGCCGAGGCCCTCGAGGCAGTCGGCATCACATCCCCCTTCCCCATCCAGGAGATGACCCTCCCCGTCGCACTCGCGGGCAGCGACGTCATCGGGCAGGCCAAGACCGGCACCGGCAAGACGCTGGGCTTCGGGCTGCCGCTGCTGGAAGCCGTCACCGTGCCCGCGGACGTCGAGTCCGGCCGGGCCGAGCCCGAGCAGCTGACCGACGCACCGCAGGCGCTCGTCGTCGTACCCACGCGTGAGCTGTGCCAGCAGGTGACCAACGACCTGCAGACCGCCGGCAAGGTGCGCAACGTCCGAGTGCTGTCCATCTACGGCGGCCGCGCCTACGAGCCGCAGGTCGAGGCCCTCAAGAAGGGCATCGACGTGGTCGTGGGCACTCCGGGCCGGCTGCTCGACCTGGCGGGCCAGCGCAAGCTGGACCTGTCCCGGGTCAAGGCGCTGGTGCTGGACGAGGCCGACGAGATGCTCGACCTCGGGTTCCTGCCCGACGTCGAGAAGATCATCCAGCTGCTGCCGGTGAAGCGCCAGACCATGCTCTTCTCCGCCACCATGCCCGGCCAGGTCATCTCGCTCGCGCGGCGTTACATGAGCCAGCCCACCCACATCCGCGCCGCCGAGCCGGACGACGTGGGCCAGACCGTCGCGAACACCACGCAGCACGTGTTCCGCGCGCACTCCATGGACAAGCCGGAGATGCTCGCGCGCATCCTGCAGGCCGAAGGCCGCGGGCTCGTGATGGTCTTCTGCCGCACCAAGCGGACCGCGGCCGACACCGCCGAGCAGCTCGCACGGCGCGGCTTCGCGGCCGGCGCCGTGCACGGCGACCTCGGCCAGGGAGCGCGCGAGCAGGCGCTGCGCGCCTTCCGCAACGGCAAGGTCGACGTGCTGGTGTGCACCGATGTCGCGGCCCGCGGCATCGACGTCACGGGCGTCACGCACGTGATCAACTACCAGACGCCCGAGGACGAGAAGGCGTATCTGCACCGCATCGGCCGTACGGGCCGCGCGGGCGGGTACGGCACCGCCGTCACCCTCATCGACTGGGACGACATCCCGCGCTGGCAGCTGATCAACAAGGCGCTGGAGCTCGACTTCCACGACCCCGAGGAGACGTACTCCACGTCGCCGCACCTGTACGAGGCGCTGGGCATCCCCGAGGGCACCAAGGGCATCCTGCCGCGCGCCGAGCGCACCAGGGCCGGCCTGTCCGCGGAGGAGGTCGAGGACCTGGGCGAGCCCGGTTCGCGCGCCGCCCGCGGCCGCAAGCCGGCCGCGGCGGCGGCCGAGGAGCGGCCGAAGCGGACCCGTACGCCGCGGGAGCGCCGCCGTACGCGCGGTGGCAAGGCGCTCGACGGTACGGCGGGTTCGTCCGCCGGTTCCGCCGGGTCCTCCGCGCCGTCTGGTCCCTCCGGTTCGTCCGGGTCTGCCGCCTCCGCGGTGGACACCGCCGAGGGCGGTGCGGGAAGCAAGCCGGCGGACGGCGAGTCCCCGGCGCGCGCGCCGCGCCGCAGGCGCCGTACGCGTACGGGCGGGGCCGCCGCGGCGGGCCAGCCGGACTTCCAGCAGGCGCCGCCGCCTCCGCCGCCCGGCGACGCGGCGTCCGAGAGCGCCGCGGGCGGGTCCGACGAGTCGGCCGCGCGCAAGCCGCGCAGGCGGCGCCGGTCCCGTTCGAAGTCGGAGACTTCTTCGGACAGCTGACGGCGCCCCTCTGAGGCACACGCAGCCGTGCCGGCCGGCCTTCGGGCCGAGCCGGCACGGCTGTGTCCGTTTCCGCGCGTTCCTCCGCGTGGCTGCCGGAGCCGGGCCGGAGCCTGTGGCTCGTCCGCCCGTCCAGGCAGTAGCGTCCTCGCATGAGCAAGCCGCCGACCCTCGATCTCCCGGCCGGCGCCCGCGCGTTCCGGCTGGCGACCGCGCGCGGTGAGTTCGCCGCGCACGAGTTCGGCCGCGCGGAGCGCGGCACGGCCCTGCTGCTGCCCGGATTCACCGGCAGCAAGGAGGACTTCATCGCGCTGCTGGAGCCGCTCGCGGAGGCCGGGTTCCGGGTCGTCGCCGTCGACGGGCGCGGCCAGCACGAGTCCGCAGGCCCCCGGGACGAGGCGGCGTACGGGCAGGACGAGCTGGCCTCCGACGTACTCGCCCTGCTGGCGGCAGTCGGTGGCCCGTGCCATCTCGTGGGGCACTCCCTCGGCGGCCAGATCGCGCGGGCCGCGGTGCTGCGCGACGCGTCGCGGGTCGCGTCGCTGACGCTGATGAGCAGCGGCCCGGCGGCCGTGTGCGCCGCACAGCAGGCGCGTCTCAAGATGCTGCTCGGCGCGCTGACGGTGATGGACATGGAGGCGGTCTGGCAGGCCATGCGCGAGCTGGACCCGCCGGAGGCCGCAGACGAGCAGACGCCGCCCGCCGTACGGGAGTTCCTGCACCGCCGCTGGATCAACACCGCACCGGAGCAGCTGTCGGCCACCGCGCAGCAGCTGCTCGGCGAGCCCGACCGCGTACCGGAACTGGCGGCGCTGCCGCTCCCCCTGCACGTGCTGTCGGGCGAACGGGACTACGTCTGGCCGGTGCCCCTGCTGGACGGGATGGCCGCGCGGCTGGGCGCGCGCCGTACGGTCATCGCGGGCGCGGAGCACTCGCCGAACGTGGACCGGCCGCGGGAGACCGC includes:
- a CDS encoding alpha/beta fold hydrolase translates to MSKPPTLDLPAGARAFRLATARGEFAAHEFGRAERGTALLLPGFTGSKEDFIALLEPLAEAGFRVVAVDGRGQHESAGPRDEAAYGQDELASDVLALLAAVGGPCHLVGHSLGGQIARAAVLRDASRVASLTLMSSGPAAVCAAQQARLKMLLGALTVMDMEAVWQAMRELDPPEAADEQTPPAVREFLHRRWINTAPEQLSATAQQLLGEPDRVPELAALPLPLHVLSGERDYVWPVPLLDGMAARLGARRTVIAGAEHSPNVDRPRETARELVRGWHEAASRADRPAD